In Marinilabiliales bacterium, the genomic stretch AAGGCTGCACCTTCATATATGTAAGGCTGCGCCACAACCATTCAAAGGGCCCGAAATGAAAATGCTTCAGCCAGATACGGCTGAACGGGATCTGCAGTCCGAATATCACTATGGTAAGCAATAATCCCTGAAACGCCGATATCTTTCCGAATAATCCAAATCCATATGAAAGGAACAACGTGGTGCAGATAATTGATTGCAGCAGGTAATTGGTCAGTGCCATCCGGCCGACCGGGGCAAGCAGTCTTGCCGGCAGACCTAACCGACCCTTTATGTAAAGGAGCACAATAATGCTGACGTATGCAACTGAAAGTGAGAATCCGGCAACTATATGCGAGGTCATTGATATGAACATCCAGATACCAGGAACTGTCATAGCGCCGGTCCTGAAAAATGACCAGGTGTAAAGAGCGCTGAAGATAACCCCTGTAATCAGTCCCCGCCACAAAACTTTCCTGAAAAAACTAACATGCTCAGCAGGATTCTTTATAATGCCGCTTCTTGCTGCCCATACCCCGACAAGGAAAACGCCCAGAACCACCGGATAAAAAAACAGAACTCCGGGAAGCAGGTTCATATATTCCTGAAGCCGTATCGTGACGATCTCCCTTAATGTTCCCTCCGAATAAACTGCCGATGCCCGTGCAAGGAAATCCGCCATCCATGCCTCCCTCTCCTGCATGCTGGCTTCAATCCCGGCAGCGGCCTGGGGGTCAGCCATGCCGAGCCGGACCATGAGGACCGACAACGCAGTCATTACAACGGGTACCATTGCAAGCCAGAAGGCCCATTTGATCAGGCTCCTGTCACTCTTCTTCCTGAACAGGATCAGGACGAAGCCAAAGACCGCATACCATACAAGTATGTCACCGGCCCAGAGCAGCACAACATGCATTATCCCCAAAAGAAGCAGGATAGCTACCCTGCGCCTGAAAACAGGCAGAATGCTGTTGCCATCATCTGTCTTCTTGTTTATGAACATCCAGAAGCCGTAACCGAAAAGCAGTGAGAAAAGTATATAGAACTTCCCTTCGAAAAGAAATTTGATCACACCTGTCGAAATCTTATCAGCTATCGTTTCAGATCCGGCATAACCAGCAATCACAGAGGTAGCAGGCTGATAGAACATCTGCATGTTCACCATCAGTATCCCGAAAATTGCCAGTCCCCTAAGAATATCAAGCAACGCTATCCTCTCTGCGGGTTTAACGGGGGTAATATTTTCTTCCATAAAGTTTTTTGATAAAAGTATAAAAAAAATCAAATCCAGCCCTTCATCAACCGGTATTATTCCTGCTTGAGCACTTCAACCGGAATTATTCGTACCTGAGCACATCAACCGGGTTCCTGTTCGCGGCAAGCCATGTCTGCCAGCTTACGGTAACAAGGACAAGTACAAATGCAATGGCTCCTCCCGTGAGGTAAAAGACCAGGCCCGGTTCAATCCGGTAATTGAAAACCGACAGATATCCCTGCGAAATCATCATTGCCAGTGGAGTGGCAATAAATATCGCAATTAGCACCTGTACTATAAGCTCTCTTGATATCTTAAGCATAACCGACCCAACAGTAGCACCAAACACCTTCCTGATACCTATCTCCTTCCTGTTCCTCTGTGCAATGAACATGGAGAGTCCGAAGAGCCCGATAAGCGAAGCTATTATGGTGAGAAGGAAAAACGCCTGCATCAGCAGCATTGCCGACACAAATGACCTGGCCTCCTCGGTCTCGTAAAGAAACTCATCATGGTATTTTATCTCAACGGGGTAATCAGGGTTAATTTCGTTCAGCAGGTCGGCAATGAAAGCATGTGTCTCTGCACGGTTCTCTGGCCTTATCCTGATAAACAGGCGAACATCATCGTTGCCGCTTTGCCGGATCAGGGATGCATTCACCGGAAATATTGGCGGAAGCGCCATATATTCGTCAATCATGCCGATAATCACAAACTGTTCCCCCCAAAGCATAACTGTTTCGCCTATGGGATCATCATATTCGAGTATTTCAGCGGTCTGCCTGTTTATTACAATCATGTTCCCCCTGTCGGCTGTATACTCATCGGCGAAAAACCTGCCTTGCCTCATCGCTATATTGTATAGTTCAGGAAAGTCCTTTTCATAGCTGTAAATACCTGCCGGGATCCTGTTATCTTCATCCTTCCAGTTTGTTGTCTGTGAAACACCGTGACTGGGAACGGCCGACCCCCATGATACAGCCTCGATCATCGGATTGGACAGAAGTTCAGTTTTAACAACATTGAGGTCCCCCCACTTATTGCCGGGCAGTACTATGACGTTCTCAGAATCATAACCTGTTACATCCTGTTTGTCGAGGTGTTGGCCCTGTCTTTCAATCACCATGATCATCTGTATGAATACTATGGCAAGAATGAACTGGAAAGTGGTGAGTATCTTTCTGGACAAGCTCCGGCCCGAAACGGTGTTCTCCATATCCTTGAGCAGGTTAGAAGTTTTTGCCGCTGAATACCTTATGGCGGGATAGAGGCCGGCAAGCAGTACCGTTACCACGAAAAGCATCAACCCGAGGAGCAGCACTCCGGGTTCGGCCACAAGTTTTATATGGGTATCCATGAGTGAATTGAACCATGGCAGCAACAGTTCAAGCAGGATGACGGCAAGGCCGAATCCTGCAAGTGTTGACAGCATGGTGTCAACCATAAACTGGCTGAAAACATCTCTTCTCAGTGCGCCGTTTACCTTCCTGATGCCAGTCTCCTTATTCCTTGTGGCAAAAAGGATATTTGTAAGGTTAATATAGTTGAAGCATGAAGTTATCAGCACGAACAACCCCCCGAGCAAAAGCGCCAGGAACTTACCCCTGTTGTTTGCGAAAGTACCCCTGAAATGGATATCCCTGATGGGCATCAGGAAGGCGTAAATGTCGTCAATCCGGACAGGTATCTCGTAATTATCGCTTATTGTCCTGTTAAGCTCTGTAATGTCGGAGCCGGGCGCGAGTAAAAGATAAGTATTATATATTGTGGAATTGTATTGGTCGAAGTTCCAGTGAGGGAAGCTTCCCGCCAGGCTTATGGGTGCAATGATATCGGCCCTAAGGTGGGTATTTGACGGAAGGTCTTCATAAACCCCGGTAACGGTATATTCATTTCTCTCTCCGTAAAACTCGATTCTGATGACCTTTCCGACAGGGTCATCATTTCCGAAATACCTCCGGGCTGTCGATACAGACAACACTACGGTGTTCGGATCGGTTGAAGGGATTCCCGTCCTGAAAGGAATTGTAAATATTGAGAATAACGCCGAATCTGCGACCTTAATATGATCCTCGGAAAACAGGTTGTCGCCCACCCGTACAATCCCGGTTGTATTCCGTGACAGGCTGTGGTTTTCAACTTCAGGCAGTATCCCGGCAAGCGCAGGTCCTTCAGGACCGAATGAGTTGGGAGCCCACTCAACCACCCCGAACGAACCACCCAGGTAGATCTTAGCTATACGGTCGGCTTTTTCGTGACTGCTCTCATAGGTGAGTTCATGCCTTGCAAAAAGTATGGCAAGTACCGCCGATGCCAATCCGAGCGTAAGCCCTAAAATATTAATAACCGAAACTACCCTGTTCTTTAAAAGGTTCCTCCAGGCAATAACAATATAATTCAGAACCATATTAACTGGTTTTTTACAGGCATTTTGCTGCATAATGCATGCCATGCCTCACATATTACTGATAGCAAAAATATTACAATTTCATAGCATATTGCCATTGTTCTTTGATTAATTGAGGAATGTTCGATAACGAACTTTACAGCCCATAATCTGTCCGCTACCGTACACCGCTATCCCGGAGTTTTCAATACACCGCATCCTGTAATTATAGCCCAAAAATACCAGTCATGTCACAACATATCTCAACAAGCAAACAAAAAAGGATTTAGTCCACCACACTTCTGCAACGACTGTCGCATCTCTTTCATGGTCAAAGTCGCAGAGGTTTTTTGTTTTACCCCTGCCTAATTGTTATATTGCAGTTCTCACATAATTTAATGCTCATGACTAAAAAAACTACCAATGTGTTAATTGCAGCCCTTGCCTTGCTTGCATTTACTTCCTGTTCCCCTTCCGGGGAAGAAAACGAAACATCACCCTTTATAAAAGGAATTTACGGCAACCCTGGATCATTGCTTGAAGCCGGCTATTCATTTGACTCACTGGGCATGAACGCAGTCTTTGTAAGAAGCATATCGCTCAAAAGGGAGTTTTATGAAGCGGCCAGAAACCAGGGGTGCAAAGTCTTTGTTGAGTTTCCTACCCTTCTTGGCAGAAACTATGTTGACAACCATCCTGATGCATGGCCCATAGATGAAAATGGGGAGCAGTCCCCGGCAGCGGACTGGTTCATGGGGGTTTGTCCGGTCAATCAGGGCTTCAGGGAGCACCGGGCGGCACAGCTCAGGGATATACTTACCGAATTTGATGTTGACGGCATCTTCCTCGATTACCTCCACTGGCACGCGCAGTTCGAGACCCCCGACCCTATTCTACCCGAAACATGTTTTTGCGATGACTGTACCGGGCTGTTCCAGGAATATTCGGGAATTAAGCTATCGCACGAAGACATCCCCGGAAAGGCCGGATGGATACTTGCCAATGCCGAATCCGAATGGAGAAGATGGAGAAACAGCATCATAAATATGTGGGTTGACGATATGGGCGATATAATAAGGGAACTCAGCCCCGGGACTCTGCTCGGTGTCTTTTACTGTTCCTGGTACCCCTCTGACCACAATTCATCGCTATACCGGATACTGGGCATCGATGTGCGGACCCTGGCAGAAAGAGTTGACGTCCTTTCGCCAATGCTGTTCCACAGAATGAAAGCAAGGCCGCCGGAATGGGTTGGCGAATATGTCGATTGGCTCGGCAGTACAACCGGGGCCGGCACTGCAGGAAAGCCGCAGATATGGCCCATCGTGCAGGCGCATAACAATCCCGGCATTGTCACACCCGAAGAGTTCAGGCAGGTAATGCTTGAAGGATCGCGGCCGCCCGCCTCGGGGATAATGATGTTTTCCGATGTCTCACTCCTGGATGATCCCCTTAAGATTACCGTTATGAAGGAGCTTTATACAGAAGGGGAGTTACCCCCTGGGAACCGGGATCTCTGATGAAAGGGACTTCTGATGTCCGGAGCTTATGATGCTGAACGCACTTTCAATCCACCGGGCCCCCGCCGGCCAATGTTTCAGGATGTA encodes the following:
- a CDS encoding DUF418 domain-containing protein, with translation MIFFILLSKNFMEENITPVKPAERIALLDILRGLAIFGILMVNMQMFYQPATSVIAGYAGSETIADKISTGVIKFLFEGKFYILFSLLFGYGFWMFINKKTDDGNSILPVFRRRVAILLLLGIMHVVLLWAGDILVWYAVFGFVLILFRKKSDRSLIKWAFWLAMVPVVMTALSVLMVRLGMADPQAAAGIEASMQEREAWMADFLARASAVYSEGTLREIVTIRLQEYMNLLPGVLFFYPVVLGVFLVGVWAARSGIIKNPAEHVSFFRKVLWRGLITGVIFSALYTWSFFRTGAMTVPGIWMFISMTSHIVAGFSLSVAYVSIIVLLYIKGRLGLPARLLAPVGRMALTNYLLQSIICTTLFLSYGFGLFGKISAFQGLLLTIVIFGLQIPFSRIWLKHFHFGPFEWLWRSLTYMKVQPFIRR
- a CDS encoding FtsX-like permease family protein, whose amino-acid sequence is MACIMQQNACKKPVNMVLNYIVIAWRNLLKNRVVSVINILGLTLGLASAVLAILFARHELTYESSHEKADRIAKIYLGGSFGVVEWAPNSFGPEGPALAGILPEVENHSLSRNTTGIVRVGDNLFSEDHIKVADSALFSIFTIPFRTGIPSTDPNTVVLSVSTARRYFGNDDPVGKVIRIEFYGERNEYTVTGVYEDLPSNTHLRADIIAPISLAGSFPHWNFDQYNSTIYNTYLLLAPGSDITELNRTISDNYEIPVRIDDIYAFLMPIRDIHFRGTFANNRGKFLALLLGGLFVLITSCFNYINLTNILFATRNKETGIRKVNGALRRDVFSQFMVDTMLSTLAGFGLAVILLELLLPWFNSLMDTHIKLVAEPGVLLLGLMLFVVTVLLAGLYPAIRYSAAKTSNLLKDMENTVSGRSLSRKILTTFQFILAIVFIQMIMVIERQGQHLDKQDVTGYDSENVIVLPGNKWGDLNVVKTELLSNPMIEAVSWGSAVPSHGVSQTTNWKDEDNRIPAGIYSYEKDFPELYNIAMRQGRFFADEYTADRGNMIVINRQTAEILEYDDPIGETVMLWGEQFVIIGMIDEYMALPPIFPVNASLIRQSGNDDVRLFIRIRPENRAETHAFIADLLNEINPDYPVEIKYHDEFLYETEEARSFVSAMLLMQAFFLLTIIASLIGLFGLSMFIAQRNRKEIGIRKVFGATVGSVMLKISRELIVQVLIAIFIATPLAMMISQGYLSVFNYRIEPGLVFYLTGGAIAFVLVLVTVSWQTWLAANRNPVDVLRYE